Genomic DNA from Dysidea avara chromosome 10, odDysAvar1.4, whole genome shotgun sequence:
TTTTCCCTGTTGGAAACATTTCCTCCACTATTTCCACAGTTCCTGAGTGTAGTTCGGAGTAGTTAACCTCCCTCGACCATAGCTGAATTAGTTTGCAAATTACAGTTTTTTTTCGAGTTACCATGTTAAAATTAGCTCAGGGCTTGATAGGACCTCCAATGTCGCAGCGTGGGCTGCTATTAATGGCACTTGTTAACAGAGCAATAACTGCACCACCAACTTCATTTTGTGTCTAAGTTGTAACTAACgaatatacacacatgcatacaataaaGTGATATGATTGGCTACAGTTCATGTCAGTTATAAATATCTTGAGTTAGTATAAGTCAGTGTTACATAGGTATAGTATCATTGAGCCTTATTACACATctaatatttgtttgttttttgatATTTCTTGTATATTATTGTGGCCATTGACATGACATAATGGCATCCCGTAATTAAACATTCTTCTAAAGACCGCTATACTTATTACCAGCAGCCAATGTCATTAGATAGTAACCACTAGAGATCCCCTAGAAAGCTACTTATAGTGTGTGAATACAGTGAGTCAGAATCTTAATATTAAAACTCTGAAATActgtgacttgatccacagacaacTATCAGTCTAACATAATATACACAATGTAATTTTGTGAATTTGACATAGTAGTTGATGTATTGTATGAGAATAACATGCTTAATTTTTGGTGTAGATACTGGTGATGAAGTAACACTACCTCTGTTACGTCGAGTCGGGCATGTATGTGCTACCTGCTTTGTTGATTTTAATTGGGCATTTCGTTTGTTATGGTTACATTGCCTTAAGCCACAGGAACACCGTTTTACTGCCAGAGTAAATGCTGTATACTCTATTGAAGATTCATCTCTTTACCGAGTGCGGCCATTTTCAGATTGTATTATGGTACACTGTGTACAGGGATGTACTAATGGAAGAAAATGTCCTAAAGCTCATTCAAGGATTGAGTTGCAATATTGGAATAAAATGCAACAAGGTGTGTTTATGATCTTGTAGTACACATTGTGATTGGTGTTCTGTGTTCATGCACATTGTAATTACATCTTAATATGTATGTGTCTTCTACATTTGGCCAGACACTTTAACTTTTATTGTTTCTTATAGTGTACAAGTGTTACAAGTTGCAGGGACCATAAGAAAGATTGTCACCTGAAGTGCAATTTACTCCCTACTTTAGTCATGTTGCTAATTATAAGGATTTAATTTGCTCCTCACACCTTTTTTAATTGGATTGGTCTGTACTTACACCTGTTTGgtaactttttgtaacatagttTATCATTAGTGAACTTCATCAAGGGAAAGATGCATGAGGCTACAATTGGATAACAAAATGTGTGCCCCTATACTAATTATCAaaacggtacagtagtaccTGTTTAAGTACCAAATTTTGCACACCACCCTAAATTTCACCTTTGAAAATtgtcctagaaacatcttatgcgACAAGAATCATTACATTACAGggggctggatatagaatttaaaaattgccaaaaatcgaattttagtctcactgcctgaatgaccacagtcacaaagcTAGAGCCCAAATAAAGCAGTGCACGgctaccattttacgccacaatagcaaactcaccagtggaatgtgccttttgggattctgatgagtgtaggccctctgcgccttttcttttcttttatcgtcaatcaggctgcttgtcttctttatccaacgaaaccatatcgaggcattaattttctgtatcaatactttctttcagcagcatatttagatgccacagaataatttcagagctggattttgGAAGCACCTTCAGTCCCGGTGCTACATGTAATACATAAGAGGTACACTAGCTATATATCTGCAAATTTGTGATTGGGATCACGTTCGTGATAGgtttgtgaccacacccatcaaataaagatctagatggactaatagcgatagagtatggagaccacacctcttaacaatctagctatttacttaacagtaaacaagatgacttcATCCCATCTATTGGTCTAGCTAAGGTAGCTCCACacccttggctgacttgagatactctaatatagcagtattctaatagaacagtcacaagttacactgtggCTAGCTGTGCTATAATAAAAACTAAGCAAACTagttaaaaattgttaatttcaaaatgaagtaggaatctatgcaataaaaagtaatgaaacaagagatgaatgatagtattgcAGCAttgctcggtgggaaagtccctactgtGGCACATTAGctctataacaattatttttttcaatgccaaagtagggatttcccattgagcaatgctataataccatcattcatctcttgtttcactactttttattgcatagatccctacttcattcttaaattaacaatttaaaaataatactatTTATATGTAAGACCAGCAACAATTTTGCCTATCCACCAGTTACACTCCCCTGTATCCCTATACTGACAGCAAACTTACGTTCTTCCTGTGTTAGAATATGGAAACGTTATTTGGGGACCTCAATACATTTTGGATCAGCAACAAGTTGAGAAAGTACCGAGCAACCAAGCTAGTTCAAGACCTTCAGGATTGCATATATGATACTTGCAGTGTTGAATTAGATTTTCCTTCACTGAAATACCAGAGACAACATGGGGACATAATAATGATTTACCAGTTTTTGGACAATTATCTCAATGTAGATGCTTCGGATTTGTTAATCAGTAATGATTCATCTATAACTCGGGGTCACAATTTCAAATTATTTAAACCACACACTTTAACTAGAGTAAGATCTTCATTTTTTTACCATAAGGGCTATCAATGACTGAAATAACCCACCTGATCATGTAGTTAACCCTCATTAAATGATTTAAAAAATTTACTTGACTGTGGCTGGTCTACTTTGTTTTATAATTACTAATTAGTTGATTTGCTGTATAATTATGGTTATAGTTTTTGCTCTGTAGTTAATAATAATATCTTCTTCTTTTTGTAAACACATAAAACCGTTGACGCAAATTAACACCTTTCACTGCGAGCAAAACAAAATAGAGTTTAGGagcacaaaggtaagtctatgatgcatgcattgtagctgctgcagttgatGAAATATACGTACATCTCAGGCCCAAGCAATGTTGAATAGTGATCAAGTCCGTAGTGTTTGCAGTGAgttgtgcttgtctgaagacatttgtAAGTCATTCAGTCGGTTGCTCTGAAGgaatttttgggcttgattatacatGTACGTAATcgatactgccaagttgtctcGAAGCATAGATGATATTTTCTGGTGAAAACTGTGAACATTCATGGCCCTTagtatacagtattactgtactgtgtgATGTAGCGTATGCATTAATGTTCAACATACATTTTGCTTTAGGTACAATGTTGGTCAAAGGTTACAAAGATGCTTTGGGTGGGAGTGTGCCACTTAAGGTTAGTGCAGTCTACTCCTACAATGCAGAATTATTCAGTGTAAGTTGTATTCTTTAGCCTTTTTCATTTGTCAAGGGGAAGTTTTCAATTAAACAAAACCCAAGTGTAGGTGCCATTGCTAGTAATCTGACAGCAGGTAACTATGTCAGGAAGTTTCATGATTTGCTGCACTGGGAAGAAAAACAACACATTGAAGAGCTTAATAAGAGGTGAGTAATTGTAATACTAAATCTTATGTATATCTAAGTTGAAATgctcaagctgtgaaaaaaggatgTGCCCCCACAAAAAGCCAGTGAAATCCCAAGGTAGTGGCCAAGACATGGCTATGATGGATATagtagattaatggcaaaatCTTTAACGGTTAAATTGTGCACCCcttaaattcacctgaattgttgttattaacatTTTTGCCATAAATCCAGCATCGCAACcattttcttggccgccaccttggatttcacaactttttttgaTGCTGGCTTTTTTGGGAGACTACAACTGTTTTGTTTTGGCTTAGTTGTCACTTCCTTTTGTAGTTgtaagccccaaagctggctttTAGGGTTATTTATGTCCCAGTGTGCGGAAGGATCCAAGTGCTGcgcactgggtgataactaacttacacTGTATCAGTGTGTAAGTAGTCAAATAGTGCATGGGAGCAAGCCTCAAAACCAGCCATATTATGCAAGTAGAGAGAGGCAGACTGGGTAACACTGCTTAATGTTTAGTAACTCAGAATATCTATGATGTACATTTGTGCTACTTGAGCTACTTCATGATGAATAAATGATTTAGAATACATATCACTAAAAATCAGTTCAGTGATGGTTTATAGGTTGTGATTTGCACTGGgatataatattttattttcACCCTCGTCCTCAGCTTCTCTGGTGCAAGTTTCCCTTGTACTTTGTTTTCCCCCGTCTCTATAGGAATAAGGAAAGACTCAATAAAGACCTTCTGTATATCTAGTTATATTGAGCTGGATACTAAAATGTGGTATTAGTTCAGATAGATAATGAAACTTATTATACAGTAGGGGAAAAAATAAAGTTTACATTCGTTTTTAAAAAACGATGGTAATGTTGTTAAGTTTTCATCGTTATAATGACTGTGCATCATAAAACGATTATACAAAAACGATTACATAAGCGTTTATACGATTACATAACCGTTTAGATGATTACATAATCGTTTAGACGATGGTGCAATCGTTTAAACGATTACGCAACGAAGTTGAAGGGCGGCAACGCGCACTGTATCCTTGTGCACAAAGCAGGTGGTTACGAGAGTGCAGGCTGTCATGGAAAGCGAAAGGCCAGTGGGTGCTTGACGGGCGCTGGCACTCACTAACGAACAAACTGGTAAGCTATTACTCATTAGTGGTTTGTGGGATATACCCGTAACCATAAAGCAATTAGTCAAATAATTTTTTACCGCCCAGACACAAACCACTAGCCCATTTACCAGTAATGTGTTTATTATGCAACCCTTTTTACAGAACACTACAGTCATTATGTTGTGGATTGGCCAGAAGGCAGCGTTTCTTCAATTAACGCTTCCAAAGTGCAGCCTGACAAAGTGGCCATAGGCCAGGAGTGCCAATTAACAATGGGGAAAAACAAGAAGCACAATGGCATTGTGGTGGCCAGAGGTAAAGAAAACATACAAATGTTATACAATTTTATAGTTTCAATGTATATTTTAGGCACACAAGCTGAAATGGACAAGTTAGAAGACCAGTTTATCACTGGTGACTGGGTTCCACCAACTGTCACCATCCCAGTAGAAGAAACTTCAATACCAACAGCACCTAAAAGAAAGACAAAGAAACGTAAACAGAAGATGAATAGCAATGAAGCAGAAAAAGAGAAAACAAAACGTAAACGGAAGACAAACAACAATGAAGAAAAGGctaaaacaaagaaaaagaaaaatagtgGTGAGTTAAAATAATTCTACATATACATCAATAAtgaataaattacaggtacAATTTTATTTGTCACACCAACATCTGAAGTGGGTTCTGTTGAGGCAACAGCTACTACCTGTAGTATCTCTCTGGTGACATCTTCCAGTTCATCCACTGTGCAGACAGAAGTCCTACCTCCCAGTTTGGCAGCAACCACACCTGTAACTTTGCCAGTAGTGATACCTCTCAGCTTGGCAGTGACCACAGCTGTTACTTTACCATTGCCCCACAGTTCTACAGTGACAACACCTCATAGTTTGGCAGTGAATATGCCTCCTAACTTGACAATGACAATGCCTCCTAACTCAGCAGTGACAACAGTTCCTAGTTCGGCAATGATAACAGCTGCCAGTTTGGTAATGACAACACCTGTCACTTTACCATTAGTCACGTCTCACAGTTCTACATTGATGACATCCATCAGTTCTAGTTGGGCAGCGATGACACCTCCCACTTTGCCAATTGTGACATCTACAGTGGTGACACCATCAGCAAGTTTAAGGAGCTTCCCTTATGTACCGCCTTCAACAtcgacaacaacaacaactaacCCAGATTTCTTTAGCTCGTTGGTATCAGAAGTTGAAGAAATGACATCACCGCAGACTGACAGGGTCCTGGATCAATTACACTCCATGTTTGGTGGTACCTGGGACCCATATGATGAGCTGGCATTCTGTGATTCAGGTATTTATCTTTTACATCAAAGAGTTGTGATCACTGTTATATATCACAGATTCTGAGAATGATATGCCCTGTAGAACAAACAGCAACAGTAACAATAGCAACAATCAAAATAGTACATCAGCAGCAACAGCATTGATGGTAACAACATTATTGAAACTATGGAATTTCTAGTTGATTCTGTAAAAACACTAATGGAGAATCAAACAACAATCATTCACCTACTCAAAGCCGTGGAAAATACTCAACAAAGAACAAATGGTAACTAGTGTTGTGATCTTATAgttgttattatttttaaacaGAAATCCAATCTGAATCAACATCAAGCAGATACATCAATGAATCAACATCAAGCAGATATATCAATGAATTAACAAGCAGTGTTACACATCAACGAAGAAGACCAACACATCAACAAACACCGACATATCAACGAACACCATCAACACGCCAACTAACAGTATCACTCACTGACCAACAAACATCATCACTCACCGACCAACAAACATCAACAAATCAGCAGGCTTCATCATCGAATCAACAATTAGCAGCAAACCTACAGGCATCATCAGCAACTTCATCATTGGCTTCTTGCATTGAAATACCAATATCCAGTAATGCCCATAAATATGGTATGGTTTCATCAAGTGAAATAAATTGCAATTCATTAGTGGGTCCAGACATCATTGTAGCGAAGTACAAGCGATATCACAAAGAAAGCAAGGTGTCAACGTTAGCTCAACGACTGGCTCAGAAGTCATACTTTGGGGATGATGTGCTGGTTAGATGTACTCCACTTGGTAGTACGCTATACCCTGCTCTTCCAATTGTAGAGCTGAATGAATTAAAGAGAAAAATATTTCAGCTGTTTCCAGAATACTGGCTGAATCCATTAAAAGTTGAAAGCACCTGGACTGAATGTGCTAAGTCTATCGGCCAACGCTGCAAGCGGCTAAGAAATCAGAATCCATAGTCAATAAATTATTTATACAAGCTAACTACATATTATTCTTTACATACTCTCATATTACTGTATTACATACATACTGACTATAGTGGAAATTATATGCAACTTACTATTTGATGATGTGAAAATGTACCGATCGAGTCATTGTCATTCACCAGTTCCTTTATCTCGAGCTTTGACGTTGAACCATACAAGTACTTTTTAAAAGTCATGTGGTAGCAAAAAATATTCCTTCGTATTAATTGGATTGCTTCACGTGAGCTCTTCTAGAAGATTCGATCCTTTAGCGTGTGTGCTCATCTCGGTGTAGCAAAGACGCTTGTTTCGACTGACAACACAAGTAAATGTGGCTTTCAGGAACGGGTGTTATAAGGGAGTTCCTTAGTGATTATCAAAGTAAACCAAGGTGAGTTTCCATGATTACAATCATTGTCTGCGAAGCTGCTGTGATTGTGATCGCTTGTGTTCCTGTAGTGTGATAGAGTGACGTTATGGGGTGGATAGAGGTTAATATAATAGGACTTTCAGTATAATAGCAAAATCGAATTAGAGATAAACCATAGTTAGCTTTCCTCCGTAAATTAGATTCAGTTTTACAAGTATGATAAAATTAAACATGTACGTAGTAGCAATAAAATATTACACAAGTTGTATTTCAGTTAGTATCCAGTAGCAGCTCCATTTAATTATATAACTTTTGGTAATACTTTTTTAAAATGATTGTTGTATTTTAAACACTTGGCGACAGTCATGCTGTCCCAGAATTCTTTAATCCCATCTATTAGTTCTTGCTTTGTTTTAGGTTTTTTGACACGTCGGATGTACTCTTTCAACTCGTGCCAGAGATTTTCGATGGGATTGCAGTCCGGCGACTCAGCAGGCATTCACCACCAGATGACTTTTTGATCTTTCAGAAATCGCTTTGCCTCATTAGATGTGTGCTTTGGATCATTGTCAGCTATTAAACGATGTCCATCAGGGTAAACTTTCTGAAGAAAAGGGATCAAAGTTTCTTCCAGGATTTTGACGTAGAAAGAACCATCCATTGTACCTTCAAAAATACATATCCCAGTCTTCCCACGTTTGCTGATCCCTGCCCAGATGTGAACTTTCACAGGATGTTTAGCTCTGAAATaacaattacatacatttacatttta
This window encodes:
- the LOC136268449 gene encoding uncharacterized protein — translated: MGKNKKHNGIVVARGKENIQMLYNFIVSMYILGTQAEMDKLEDQFITGDWVPPTVTIPVEETSIPTAPKRKTKKRKQKMNSNEAEKEKTKRKRKTNNNEEKAKTKKKKNSGTILFVTPTSEVGSVEATATTCSISLVTSSSSSTVQTEVLPPSLAATTPVTLPVVIPLSLAVTTAVTLPLPHSSTVTTPHSLAVNMPPNLTMTMPPNSAVTTVPSSAMITAASLVMTTPVTLPLVTSHSSTLMTSISSSWAAMTPPTLPIVTSTVVTPSASLRSFPYVPPSTSTTTTTNPDFFSSLVSEVEEMTSPQTDRVLDQLHSMFGGTWDPYDELAFCDSDSENDMPCRTNSNSNNSNNQNSTSAATALMVTTLLKLWNF